The following proteins are encoded in a genomic region of Candidatus Eremiobacteraceae bacterium:
- a CDS encoding multicopper oxidase domain-containing protein has protein sequence MLHITGRAGLAMFIGALALLAWPSPSQAQVRTYYIAADEVVWNYAPSGRDLIAQKPLPPLMPLQLGWSFHKAIYREYSDASFRHPKPRPPEDAYMGILGPVIHAEVGDSVVVVFRNNARFPLTVHAHGLFYTKSSEGAPYQDGVSAWNKGGDSVSPGKTFTYTWQVPARAGPGPGDGSSVLWMYHSHADEVNDVNTGPIGPIVITAKGMAKPDGSPKDVDREIFATFAEFDESSSRYFPMNVSDPHINPRHVKAVGPFLFDDELWTINGLSYGNMPIPSMRVGEKVRWYLMSTMSDFDFHTPHWHGQTVTVNGMRTDLAQLSPMAMVVADMTPDNPGTWLFHCHVNLHLAGGMEARYQVRP, from the coding sequence ATGTTACACATAACGGGGCGCGCCGGCCTGGCAATGTTCATCGGGGCTCTCGCCTTGCTGGCGTGGCCGAGCCCGTCGCAAGCTCAAGTTCGAACGTATTATATCGCCGCGGACGAGGTCGTGTGGAACTACGCACCGAGCGGTAGAGATCTCATCGCGCAAAAACCGCTGCCGCCGCTGATGCCGCTGCAGCTCGGATGGTCGTTCCATAAGGCGATATATCGCGAGTATTCCGACGCGTCGTTCCGACACCCAAAGCCACGTCCGCCCGAAGACGCCTACATGGGCATACTGGGGCCGGTCATTCACGCGGAAGTCGGCGACTCGGTCGTCGTGGTCTTTCGAAACAACGCCCGGTTTCCGCTGACGGTGCACGCGCACGGTTTGTTCTACACCAAATCATCGGAGGGCGCGCCGTATCAAGACGGCGTTTCAGCCTGGAACAAAGGCGGCGACAGCGTTTCGCCCGGAAAGACGTTCACGTATACCTGGCAGGTACCGGCGCGCGCGGGACCGGGCCCGGGCGATGGAAGTTCGGTCTTATGGATGTACCATTCGCACGCGGACGAAGTGAACGACGTCAACACCGGCCCGATCGGACCGATCGTCATCACTGCGAAGGGGATGGCCAAGCCGGACGGTTCGCCAAAGGATGTCGACCGCGAGATCTTCGCAACGTTTGCTGAGTTCGACGAAAGCTCGAGCCGGTATTTCCCGATGAACGTGAGCGACCCGCACATCAATCCCCGGCACGTCAAGGCGGTCGGACCGTTCCTCTTCGACGACGAGTTGTGGACGATCAACGGACTATCGTACGGCAACATGCCGATACCGTCGATGCGTGTCGGCGAAAAAGTCCGCTGGTACCTCATGTCGACGATGAGCGACTTCGATTTTCACACGCCCCACTGGCACGGACAGACCGTCACAGTGAACGGCATGCGGACCGATCTCGCTCAGTTATCGCCGATGGCGATGGTGGTCGCAGATATGACGCCCGACAACCCGGGCACGTGGCTATTTCACTGCCATGTCAATCTGCACTTGGCGGGTGGGATGGAAGCGCGCTATCAGGTGCGTCCATGA
- a CDS encoding multicopper oxidase domain-containing protein, giving the protein MRRPASLALAVLASLAAFHQPAIARERVHFIAADDVLWNYAPQTRDVISGNPLRPEAAAQLGWTYHKAVYRAYTDATFASLAPIPPSERYRGLVGPTIHAEVGDTVVVVFRNRTQVPVDIAPSGVASIPKPAAVMPGSTRTFRWPVTAADGPGAADGSSVLFAYSSDVQQTPDENAGLIGPLVITRKGSARADGSPADVDREITTLFSSQAEPRSALVQENVRDRAINPKGIAPASKTFFVDNVFPSINGYVYGNMPLPQMRAHDRVRWYLLSTMNDIDGHAPTWDGQTVLYQGNRSDSIGLVTMHVLVDMVPDDPGIWLLKCSFNIHLAAGMEARYEVEPRESKAPAAKE; this is encoded by the coding sequence ATGAGGCGGCCGGCGAGCCTCGCACTTGCAGTCCTTGCTTCTCTAGCCGCATTTCATCAACCCGCGATCGCTCGCGAGCGAGTTCACTTCATAGCGGCGGACGACGTGTTGTGGAACTACGCCCCGCAAACTCGAGACGTCATCTCAGGCAATCCGTTACGGCCGGAAGCGGCCGCACAGCTTGGCTGGACCTATCACAAAGCTGTCTACCGGGCGTATACCGACGCGACGTTTGCTTCATTGGCTCCGATTCCGCCGAGCGAGCGCTATCGAGGGCTCGTCGGCCCGACGATACATGCCGAGGTCGGCGACACCGTTGTTGTCGTTTTCCGGAATCGAACGCAGGTGCCGGTCGACATCGCTCCGAGCGGCGTCGCGTCCATTCCTAAGCCTGCAGCGGTCATGCCGGGTTCGACGCGCACCTTTCGCTGGCCGGTGACCGCCGCCGACGGGCCGGGGGCGGCTGACGGCAGCTCGGTACTGTTCGCCTACTCGTCAGACGTCCAGCAAACCCCAGACGAGAACGCAGGGCTCATCGGGCCGCTGGTCATCACGCGCAAAGGAAGCGCGCGCGCGGACGGCTCGCCCGCAGACGTCGACAGAGAGATCACCACGCTGTTCTCGTCGCAGGCGGAGCCTCGCAGCGCCCTCGTCCAGGAGAACGTTCGCGACCGCGCCATCAACCCCAAAGGAATCGCTCCGGCCTCGAAGACTTTTTTCGTCGACAATGTTTTTCCATCGATAAACGGATACGTGTACGGTAACATGCCGCTGCCGCAGATGCGCGCTCACGATCGGGTCCGATGGTATCTGCTCTCGACGATGAACGACATCGATGGTCACGCGCCGACTTGGGACGGTCAGACGGTGCTCTATCAGGGCAACCGCAGCGACAGCATCGGATTAGTGACGATGCACGTGCTCGTTGACATGGTGCCCGACGACCCCGGAATCTGGCTGCTGAAATGCAGCTTCAACATACATCTGGCTGCGGGCATGGAGGCGCGATATGAGGTCGAGCCCCGTGAATCAAAGGCTCCGGCAGCGAAGGAATAA